The nucleotide sequence CGTTGGCGCGGGTCTGTTGTTCGTCCACCTTGAGGCCGTTGCGCTGCACAACCGCCCAACCGTCTTCCAGCTGCTCGAAACGGGCATCCTGCGCCTCTCGGGGAAGGCTCGCCAGGAACGTCTTCAGGTCAGCTTCCAGGCTCTGGGTGAGGATGCCGCGTGCCCGCAGCTGCGCGACGCGCTCCGGTGGAAGGGTCAAGGTGCTCGTAAAGGGCACGGTTGTCTTGCGCCCGTCGATCAGCGCGGGCCATTCGGTCTGCACGGTGATCAGCAGGGGAGCCGGCCGAGCCGAGCGGGGTGGCGGCGGTGCGGGGCGGCTGGGTGCCGGTGAGGGCGGGGCCACCGGCGGCGTGACCTCGGGAGTGGAGGGCGGAGGCAGCGCGGGAACGTCCACCTGTGCAAGGGCACCGCTGAGCAGCAGGCTCACGAGGAGGGCAGCCGGTCTTCGGGGCGTGGACATGTCCGGCAGTATCTCATACGGATTCCGGTCCCCGCCGTAGCCTCCAGGAAAGCGCCGAAGGCGAACACCCTGGAATCGGTCCTTGTTCCTTCTTCCGCCGGTCGGGGTTCACAGGAATGGGTCATCCCTGTTCAACCAGAAGCGGTATCACGGCGCCGCTCACCGACAGAGAACCGCTTCCCCACCGGGCTTAGCGCGAAAGCGGCGCGGCGGTGCGGGTGGCCATGAGTTGCCGCTCGATCTCCGCCACCGCGAGCTGCGCGTGGTGACGCCCGTTTTCGATAAAGACCTGGTTTGTCTTGCCTGCGAAGCCCGCCGATCCCACCACGAAGAGGCCCGGCACGCTGCTCTGGTAATGCTCGTCGAGGATCAGGCACGCGTCGGGGTGCCGCGCCAGGTTCAGGTCCGAGAGGAAGGAGAGATCGGGCCGGTAGCCCGTGAGCGCAAAGGTGAAGTGGGTGGGGAGCTCGAAGGTGGTCCCGTCTGCCCGCTGCACGAGGACGTATTCGGGGTGAATCTCCACCACCTGTGCGTTGAAATGGGCCGTGATGCTGCCCTCCTTGATGCGGTTTTCGAGGTCAGGCCGAATCCAGTACTTCAGGGTGGGTTTGAGGGTGGGGGCACGCACCACCATCGTCACTTTTGCCCCGCCGCGCCAGAGGTCCAGGGCCGCGTCAGCAGCGCTGCTGCCCGCGCCGATCACAGTGACCCGAAGGCCCCAGAAGGGGTGCGCCTCGGTGTAGTAGTGGCTGACATTCTCGGAGTCCTCGCCCGGGATGCCAAGGCGGACAGGATGGTCGTAGTACCCGGTGGCCACCATCACCCGCCGCGCCTCTACCACGCCGTCGGTGCCGTCCCTGCGGTTGACCTCCACCGTAAAGCCCGCGGGCGCGGCATGAACCTGGGTCACCTCGGTGTACTGCTCGATGTGCAGTCCTTCGCGCTCCGCCACCAGGCGGTAGTAGCTCAGGGCCTCCCGGCGGTCCGGGCGTTCGCGCAGGGTGACAAAGGGATGCTCGCCGATCTCCAGCCGTGGCGACGTCGTGAAAAAGGTCATGTAGGTGGGGTACTCGAAAATGGCATTCACCACGCACCCTTTTTCCAGGACCACGTATGTCAGGCCCGCGCGCTTGCAGGCGATGGCGGCGGCCAGCCCCACCGGGCCAGCGCCGACAATCGCCACGTCGTACATCTCGCTCATGCGCAGAAGTGTGTCACGGGCGTGCCGGACAGACGGTGAGGCGGGCCGCTCAGCCCGTTCCCCGGGAAGTGACCGCTCCTGCCCAGTACACTCGGGGCATGACGCAGACCACACAGGGGCAGACCCGCACCGAGTCCGACACGATGGGTCAGGTCCAGGTGCCCGCCGACCGCTACTGGGGCGCGCAGACCGAACGCAGCATCCACAACTTCCCGATTGGTCGCGACACCTTTGTCTGGGGCCGCCCGATCATCCGCGCGCTGGGCATCCTGAAAAAGGGTGCCGCGCAGGCGAATGCCGAACTGGGCGAGCTGCCGCAGGACATCGCGGACCTGATCGTACGAGCAGCCGACGAGGTGATCGCCGGGAAGCTGGACGAGCACTTCCCCCTCGTCGTGTTCCAGACCGGCTCGGGCACCCAGAGCAACATGAACGCGAACGAGGTGATCTCCAACCGGGCGATCGAACTCGCGGGCGGCGAGCTGGGCTCCAAGAAGCCGGTGCACCCCAACGATCACGTGAACCGCGGCCAGAGCAGCAACGACACCTTTCCGACCGCCATGCACATCGCCGTTGTGCTGGAACTCCATGAGCGGCTCTACGGAGCGGTGGGCAAGCTGCGCGACACGCTGGCCCAGAAGGCCGAGCAGTACAAGGACCTGGTGAAGGTGGGGCGCACCCACCTGCAGGACGCGACACCCATCACGCTAGGGCAGGAGATCGGCGGCTGGGTGGCGCAGATCGACTACGCGCTGGCCGAGGTCCGGCATGCAGAGCAGGGCCTCTATGACCTGGCGATCGGCGGCACGGCGGTGGGCACCGGCCTCAACGCCCATCCCCGCTTCGGTGACCTCGCTGCGCAGAAGTTTGCCCAGGAGACTGGTTTTCCCTTCCGCTCCGCACCGAACAAGTTTGCGGCGCTCTCGGCCCACGACGCGCTGGTACAGACCTCGGCGGCGCTGCGAACCCTGGCGGGCGCGCTGATGAAGATGGCCAACGACGTGCGCTGGCTGGCGAGCGGCCCCCGCAACGGCATCGGGGAGATCACCATTCCCGAGAACGAACCCGGCTCCAGCATCATGCCGGGTAAGGTGAATCCCACCCAGTCGGAAGCGCTCACGATGGTGGCAACCCGGGTGTTTGGTAACGACGCCACCGTCGCCTTTGCGGGCACCCAGGGCAACTTCCAGCTCAACGTCTTTAAGCCGGTGATGGTCCACGCCGTGCTGGAAAGCATCCGCCTCATCAGCGACGCGAGCCTTGCCTTTCATGACCACTGCGCCGTGGGCATCGAACCCAACGTGGCCAAGATCAAGGAAAACCTCGACAAGAACCTGATGCAGGTGACGGCCCTCAACCGCCATATCGGCTACGACAAGGCCGCCGCCATTGCCAAAAAGGCCCACAAGGAGGGCACCAGCCTCAAGGAAGCCGCCCTCGCGCTGGGCTACGTCACCGAGGACGAGTTCAACCGGTGGGTGGTGCCGCTTGACATGACGCACAGCTGAAGCCCGACCCCCCGGACGGGTATGCGGGGCTAGGCGAGGCGACCCCGACGCCACAGGAAGAGCAGGCGGCGCAGCGGAGAACGTGCGGGAGGCTGAGGCAGGGCGAGGCTCGCTTCGCGGCGCTGCTGAGCTTCGGCACGTAGCTGCTGGGCGCGGTCTTTGGGAAGGTAGAACAGGTCACTCATGGCGAGCTCCTTTCGCCGTGGGGATGTTCCCGGCCCGGCTGCCTCCAGGGTGCGCCTGACCCCCCCCGGCCCGCATCGGCGGAGTGACGCAGGGGAGCTGGGCCGAATGGCGGAGTCTTGCTCCGCGCCGTTTCGCCAGGGTCGCGCCCACCTTCCGTATCCTGGCGGCCATGGAACACAAGCGCACCTGGACGGACGTGTACGGTTCGGCCCATGCGGGGTTCGAGGGCCGGGCGGGTGGACACCGCTGGTTGGTGGCGGCTCCACCCGAACTCGCCGCGGGCGTCCCGCCGCAACTCGCCGCGCTGGACGGCAAGGGTCAGGTGAATCTGCTCGTCCACGACGGCCTGACGCCGCTCCTTGCTGCCTTGCGCGAACTGGAACCGCGCGGGGTGGTGGTCGTGGCCTCACGGGCCCTTGCTGCGGGTCCGGCCGTCCACGTTCCCGAGCGCCGAATCGACGACGCGGGCGGCACCGAGTACCGTGAGGGGGGCGAGTTTCCAGCCTGGCGGGGCGCCCTGAAGACGGCGGACGAGGCGGGAGAGTGCCCCGCCGCGAGCGCAGTGGCGTCCCTGGGCCTGCCCGTCGTCGTCACGGTGGCGGACCGTGTGCAGGCGGTGCTCGAAGCCTGGATGGACGCGACGCCCCACGGCCGCTAAGGGCAGAAGGGCAGCAAACGCGACCTTCACCCCGCACCGCCTTCGCGTTTCCGCGTACCCTGCCCCCGTGCCCGTCCTCGACCCGACTGTTCGTCACCTCTATGTCCACGTGCCCTTCTGCCCGACCATCTGCCCGTACTGCGATTTTCATGTGCTGACGCGCCGGGCCGGGCTGGTCGAGAAGTATCTGGTGCGGGTGGAGGAGGAGGCCGCGCGGCTGGCAGAAGAGTACAGCGTGGACCTCGACACGGTGTACATCGGTGGAGGGACCCCAAGCTTTCTGCGAGACGCGGAACTCACGGCCCTAACGGAGGGCATTCGCCGTCACCTGGGCTGGGGCCGTCTGGAAAACACGCTGGAGATCAATCCGGGTACCGTGAGCGCAGGGCGAGCGGTCCTGTGGCGTGATCTGGGGTTTGACCGCGCCTCGGTGGGCGTGCAGAGCCTCGACGACGCCACGTTGAAGTTTCTGGGTCGCCAGCACGATGCCCGGCAGGCCCGCGAGGCGGTCACGCTGCTGGTGGAAAGGGGCTTTCGCGTGAGCGGCGACCTGATCACGGCGGTGCCCGGCCAGCCCCTCGAAAAGGACATTCGCGCGCTGGTGGCCCTGGGCGTGGGTCACGTCAGCGCCTATACCCTGACGGTCGAGCCGGGCACCGAGTTTGCCCGCCGCGGCGTGACGGTCGAGGAGGAGGACGAACGCGCGGGCTTCGAGCAGACAGAGGCGCTGCTGACCGCGCTGGGGTTTACCCGCTACGAGGTCAGCAACTACGCGCGTCCCGGTCAGGAGTCACGCCACAACCTCGCCTACTGGCATAACCGGACGTACCTGGGGCTAGGACCGGGAGCGGCGGGGCACTATCCCCTGACGGAGGCCTGGGAGCCGCACACCTCCCCCCTGACCTTGCGCCGCACCAACCCTCAGCTTCACGCGTGGCTGGAGGGCGCGCGGGGAGAAACGCAACCGGTAGACGCCGAGGAGTACGTCACCGATGCCCTCTTCATGGGCTTGAGGTTGCGGCAGGGCGTGAACCTCGCGGACCTGACGCGGCGCGCTGGCCTGGACGTGCAGGAGCGGTACCGGGCGGCCATTGCGGCCAACGTGCGCCGGGGCCTGCTCGTGCTGGAGGGTGAGCAGCTCCGCGCCACACCGTCCGGCTGGTGGCTGCTCAACCGGGTGGTCACGGACTTTTTGGAGGCGTGAACCTCGCCCGACTCACCAGCACGGCTGGTCAGTGCCTCCTGTCCAACTTCTGCCAGCGGTCATTGGTGCGAGTTTGGGGCGCGCGTTAGACTGCCCCCATGACGAAACAGATGGACTTTGACCTGCTCGTGATCGGGGCTGGGCCGGGGGGCTACCACGCCGCGATTCGAGCGGCGCAGCTCGGCCTCAAGGTTGCCTGCGCCGAGCGTGAAGCGCTGGGCGGCGTGTGCCTGAACGTGGGCTGCATTCCCACCAAGGCCCTGCTGCACGCGGGGGAGACGGTGGCCGCCGCTCGCCACGCCGCGGACTTCGGCCTCTCTTTTGGCGAGCAGCGGCTCAATGTGGCCCAGCTCAACGGCTGGAAAGACAGCATCGTCAAGCGGCTGACCGGTGGCGTGGGCAGCCTCTTCAAGGCGAACAAGGTGACGCATCTCCAGGGCCAAGCGAGCTTTGTAGACCCGCATACCGTCCGGGTGGGTGACCAGACCTACACCGCCGCAAACATCATTATCGCCACCGGTTCGGAGCCTGCCCGGCTGCCGGGGCTGGAGGTGGACCAGCAGCAGATTGTGGATTCTACCGGCGCGCTCGTCGTCCCCGATCCCATCCCCGCGCGGATGCTGTGCGTGGGGGGCGGCGTGATCGGCTTCGAGTTTGCGCACGTGTACACCAATCTGGGAAGCAAGGTAAAGGTGATCGAGTTTCTGCCCACCATCATCCCCGGAGCTGATGCCGACGCGGTTCGTGAATTCAGCAAGGCAATGAAGAAACAAGGCATCGAGATCGAGACCGAAACCAAGGCGAACCGAGCGGAGAAGAAGCCGGACGGTATTCACGTGGAGCTGGAGAGCGTCAAGACCGGAGAAAAGCGCACCGAGGTCTTTGACCGCGTGCTGGTCGCGGTAGGCCGCCGCCCCCGCACGGACGGCCTCAACGTACAGGCGGCAGGGGTGACCGTGACCGAGCGCGGCTTCATTCCCACCGACCGCGAGCAGCGTACCAATGTGCCCCACATCTATGCGATCGGCGACGTGGCTGGAAACCCGATGCTGGCCCACAAGGCGATGAAAGAAGGGCTGGTTGCGGCCGAGGTGATCGCCGGAAAACCTGCCGCGCAGGACGCGGTCGCCATTCCCGGCGTGGTGTACACCAGCCCCGAGCTCGCCTGGGTGGGCCTCACCGAGCAGGAGGCCAGGGACAAGGGCTACGAGGTCAAGACCGGGACTTTCCCCTTCAGCGCCTCGGGCCGCGCGATGACCCTTCAGCAGACCGACGGGTTCGTGAAGATGGTGGTGGAAAAGGACACTGACCTGGTGCTGGGCGTGCATATTGTGGGCCCGCACGCTTCGGACATGCTGGGCGAGGCCAGTCTGGCGCTGGAGATGGCCGCCACCGCCACCGACATCGCC is from Deinococcus sp. YIM 77859 and encodes:
- the lpdA gene encoding dihydrolipoyl dehydrogenase; translated protein: MTKQMDFDLLVIGAGPGGYHAAIRAAQLGLKVACAEREALGGVCLNVGCIPTKALLHAGETVAAARHAADFGLSFGEQRLNVAQLNGWKDSIVKRLTGGVGSLFKANKVTHLQGQASFVDPHTVRVGDQTYTAANIIIATGSEPARLPGLEVDQQQIVDSTGALVVPDPIPARMLCVGGGVIGFEFAHVYTNLGSKVKVIEFLPTIIPGADADAVREFSKAMKKQGIEIETETKANRAEKKPDGIHVELESVKTGEKRTEVFDRVLVAVGRRPRTDGLNVQAAGVTVTERGFIPTDREQRTNVPHIYAIGDVAGNPMLAHKAMKEGLVAAEVIAGKPAAQDAVAIPGVVYTSPELAWVGLTEQEARDKGYEVKTGTFPFSASGRAMTLQQTDGFVKMVVEKDTDLVLGVHIVGPHASDMLGEASLALEMAATATDIALTIHAHPTLGESVLEAAEASHKQAIHIMNR
- the hemW gene encoding radical SAM family heme chaperone HemW, producing the protein MPVLDPTVRHLYVHVPFCPTICPYCDFHVLTRRAGLVEKYLVRVEEEAARLAEEYSVDLDTVYIGGGTPSFLRDAELTALTEGIRRHLGWGRLENTLEINPGTVSAGRAVLWRDLGFDRASVGVQSLDDATLKFLGRQHDARQAREAVTLLVERGFRVSGDLITAVPGQPLEKDIRALVALGVGHVSAYTLTVEPGTEFARRGVTVEEEDERAGFEQTEALLTALGFTRYEVSNYARPGQESRHNLAYWHNRTYLGLGPGAAGHYPLTEAWEPHTSPLTLRRTNPQLHAWLEGARGETQPVDAEEYVTDALFMGLRLRQGVNLADLTRRAGLDVQERYRAAIAANVRRGLLVLEGEQLRATPSGWWLLNRVVTDFLEA
- the fumC gene encoding class II fumarate hydratase, with translation MTQTTQGQTRTESDTMGQVQVPADRYWGAQTERSIHNFPIGRDTFVWGRPIIRALGILKKGAAQANAELGELPQDIADLIVRAADEVIAGKLDEHFPLVVFQTGSGTQSNMNANEVISNRAIELAGGELGSKKPVHPNDHVNRGQSSNDTFPTAMHIAVVLELHERLYGAVGKLRDTLAQKAEQYKDLVKVGRTHLQDATPITLGQEIGGWVAQIDYALAEVRHAEQGLYDLAIGGTAVGTGLNAHPRFGDLAAQKFAQETGFPFRSAPNKFAALSAHDALVQTSAALRTLAGALMKMANDVRWLASGPRNGIGEITIPENEPGSSIMPGKVNPTQSEALTMVATRVFGNDATVAFAGTQGNFQLNVFKPVMVHAVLESIRLISDASLAFHDHCAVGIEPNVAKIKENLDKNLMQVTALNRHIGYDKAAAIAKKAHKEGTSLKEAALALGYVTEDEFNRWVVPLDMTHS
- a CDS encoding YpdA family putative bacillithiol disulfide reductase, yielding MSEMYDVAIVGAGPVGLAAAIACKRAGLTYVVLEKGCVVNAIFEYPTYMTFFTTSPRLEIGEHPFVTLRERPDRREALSYYRLVAEREGLHIEQYTEVTQVHAAPAGFTVEVNRRDGTDGVVEARRVMVATGYYDHPVRLGIPGEDSENVSHYYTEAHPFWGLRVTVIGAGSSAADAALDLWRGGAKVTMVVRAPTLKPTLKYWIRPDLENRIKEGSITAHFNAQVVEIHPEYVLVQRADGTTFELPTHFTFALTGYRPDLSFLSDLNLARHPDACLILDEHYQSSVPGLFVVGSAGFAGKTNQVFIENGRHHAQLAVAEIERQLMATRTAAPLSR